AGGCGCGCCTCGACCGCATGCAGCTGGGGCTCGCCCAGCCGACCGAGGCCTGGCTCGCCGAGATCGACCTGGCCCGCGCGGGCGACCCGGTGCATCGCACCGAGAAGGCCGACTTCCTTCGGGCCGTCGACCGCTCGAAGGAGTACATCCGCGAGGGCGACATCTTCCAGGTCGTCATCTCGCAGCGCTTCGAGCAGGAGGCGACCGCGCACCCGATCGATGTGTACCGGGTGCTCCGCAGCCTCAACCCGAGCCCGTACATGTACCTGCTGCATCTCGAGGACACGTCGGGGGAGCCGTACTGGATCGTCGGCTCCTCGCCCGAGGCGCTCGTGAAGGTGCAGCACGGCCGGGTGTTCACGCATCCGATCGCGGGGTCGAAGCCGCGTGGCGCGACGCCCGAGGCCGACGCCGACCTCGAGGCGGAGCTCATCGCCGACCCGAAGGAGCAGGCCGAGCACCTCATGCTCGTCGACCTCGCCCGCAACGACCTCGCGAAGGTCTGCACGGCCGGCACCGTCGAGGTGACCGAATTCATGCGGGTCGAGCGGTTCAGCCACATCATGCACCTCGTCTCCTCGGTCGAGGGCGACCTCGTCGGCGACGCCAACGCGATCGACGTCTTCCGCGCGACGTTCCCGGCGGGCACCCTGTCGGGCGCGCCGAAGCCACGTGCGCTCGAGATCATCGACGAGCTCGAGCCCGCGCAGCGCGGCCTCTACGGCGGGGTCGTCGGCTACTTCGGTTTCGGCGGCGACGCCGACCTCGCGATCGCCATCCGCACC
The DNA window shown above is from Agromyces cerinus and carries:
- a CDS encoding anthranilate synthase component I, which produces MADATTTFEEFTALLSGRRVVPVVRELFADGETPVGIYRKLAGGRPGTFLLESAEQGGIWSRYSFVGVSSYGVLTEASDRVEWQDYGLSAERALGDAAGLAPLAALEALFERWRTEDVPGAPPLTGGLVGFIGWEAIRQIEHLPNRPPSEFPMPGQAFAFVSELIVIDHRTGTVQLIASVLNDQGEAPEQLWQGAQARLDRMQLGLAQPTEAWLAEIDLARAGDPVHRTEKADFLRAVDRSKEYIREGDIFQVVISQRFEQEATAHPIDVYRVLRSLNPSPYMYLLHLEDTSGEPYWIVGSSPEALVKVQHGRVFTHPIAGSKPRGATPEADADLEAELIADPKEQAEHLMLVDLARNDLAKVCTAGTVEVTEFMRVERFSHIMHLVSSVEGDLVGDANAIDVFRATFPAGTLSGAPKPRALEIIDELEPAQRGLYGGVVGYFGFGGDADLAIAIRTATISGGVARVQAGGGLVADSDPESEYQESRNKAAAPLRAVAVANAMRRVES